The Anastrepha ludens isolate Willacy chromosome 2, idAnaLude1.1, whole genome shotgun sequence genome contains a region encoding:
- the LOC128855282 gene encoding cytoplasmic aconitate hydratase-like, with product MAGANPFAKFQKSFTLNGTTYKYFDLASIDPKYNQLPYSIRVLLESAVRNCDDFYVLEKDVKNILAWTPELKQGQNDVEVSFKPARVILQDFTGVPAVVDFAAMRDAVLKLGGNPEKINPICPADLVIDHSVQVDFTRSSDATAKNQNLEFERNKERFTFLKWGARAFNNMLIVPPGSGIVHQVNLEYLGRVVFEEGSGKTKLLYPDSVVGTDSHTPMINGLGVLGWGVGGIEAEAVMLGQSISMLLPEVVGYKLVGKLGPLVTSTDLVLTITKNLRQVGVVGKFVEFYGPGVAELSIADRATIGNMSPENGATVSFFPIDENTLAYLKQTNRSEEKIEVIRQYLKETGQLRNYSDASQDPRYSQTLTLDLSTVVTSVSGPKRPHDRVAVTDMKNDFQACLVNPVGFKGFAIAPEDLPAAGQFQWDDGKSYTIRHGSVVIAAITSCTNTSNPSVMLGAGLLARKAVEKGLSVMPYIKTSLSPGSGVVTYYLQESGVIPYLQKLGFDIVGYGCMTCIGNSGPLDDNVVNTIEKNGLVCCGVLSGNRNFEGRIHPNTRANYLASPLLVIAYAIAGRVDIDFETEPLGVAPNGEKVFLRDIWPTRNEIQEVESKHVIPAMFKEVYDKITLGSEDWQKIEVAESKLYPWNSASTYIKHPPFFEGMTRELPRLKDIQNARCLLLLGDSVTTDHISPAGSIARNSPAARYLSEHGMTPRDFNSYGSRRGNDAVMARGTFANIRLVNKLVSKAGPRTIHVPSNEEMDVFDCADRYREEGTPLMLIAGKDYGSGSSRDWAAKGPLLLGIKAVIAESYERIHRSNLVGMGIIPLQFLPGQTADTFKLNGREVYNITIPEKGLKPGQKIQVKANDTVFETILRFDTEVDITYYKNGGILNYMIRKMFS from the exons ATGGCCG GTGCCAATCCTTTTGCGAAGTTTCAAAAGTCATTTACATTGAATGGCAcaacatataaatatttcgacCTGGCTTCAATTGATCCCAAATACA ATCAATTGCCATACTCTATTCGAGTTCTCTTGGAATCGGCAGTGCGAAACTGCGATGATTTCTATGTCCTCGAAAAAgatgtgaaaaacattttggcTTGGACGCCTGAACTAAAGCAAGGGCAAAATGACGTGGAAGTTTCGTTCAAGCCTGCTCGTGTTATACTccaa GATTTTACAGGTGTGCCAGCTGTTGTCGACTTTGCAGCAATGCGTGATGCAGTTTTAAAACTTGGCGGTAATCCTGAGAAAATCAATCCTATTTGCCCTGCGGACTTAGTAATCGATCATTCGGTTCAAGTGGATTTCACCAGGag CTCTGACGCCAcggcaaaaaaccaaaatttagaatttgAAAGGAACAAAGAGCGTTTTACATTCTTAAAg TGGGGTGCTCGCGCATTCAACAACATGTTAATTGTTCCACCTGGTTCTGGTATAGTCCACCAGGTGAATTTGGAATATTTGGGTCGTGTGGTGTTTGAAGAAGGTAGCGGCAAAACTAAATTGCTTTATCCAGACAGTGTAGTCGGTACGGATTCCCATACACCCATGATAAACGGCTTAGGTGTATTGGGTTGGGGTGTTGGAG GTATTGAGGCAGAAGCTGTTATGTTGGGTCAATCGATTTCGATGTTGTTGCCGGAAGTGGTTGGTTATAAGCTCGTTGGTAAACTGGGACCACTTGTCACATCCACTGATTTGGTACTGACTATTACGAAAAATCTACGACAAGTGGGTGTCGTTGGGAAATTTGTTGAGTTCTATGGGCCCGGCGTAGCAGAGTTGAGTATAGCGGACCGTGCCACTATTGGTAATATGTCACCAGAAAATGGCGCAACTGTAAGCTTCTTTCCCATCGACGAAAATACGCTAGCTTATTTGAAGCAAACGA ACCGATCTGAGGAAAAAATTGAGGTTATCCGCCAATATTTAAAAGAGACGGGGCAATTACGTAACTATTCCGATGCCTCACAGGATCCTAGATACTCGCAGACTTTGACCCTTGATTTGTCGACGGTGGTAACATCGGTTTCTGGTCCTAAACGACCACACGATCGCGTAGCAGTGACAGATATGAAAAACGACTTCCAAGCGTGTCTTGTTAATCCT GTTGGCTTTAAAGGGTTTGCAATTGCGCCGGAGGATTTGCCGGCTGCCGGACAATTCCAATGGGATGATGGCAAAAGTTATACTATTCGTCACGGGTCCGTGGTTATCGCTGCAATTACATCCTGTACGAATACTTCTAACCCGTCGGTGATGTTAGGGGCTGGACTGCTTGCCAGAAAGGCAGTGGAAAAGGGTCTATCTGTAATGCCTTATATCAAAACATCATTGTCACCAGGATCGGGCGTCGTAACTTATTACCTGCAGGAATCCGGTGTCATTCCCTACTTACAGAAGTTGGGTTTCGACATCGTTGGCTATGGCTGCATGACTTGCATTGGAAATTCAGGTCCATTGGATGACAACGTGGTAAATACCATCGAAAAGAATGGTTTAGTATGCTGTGGCGTTTTGTCGGGCAACCGAAATTTTGAAGGTCGTATACATCCCAATACGCGCGCCAATTACCTGGCAAGCCCACTGCTGGTTATTGCCTATGCGATAGCTGGTCGCGTAGATATAGACTTTGAGACCGAGCCATTAGGCGTCGCACCGAATGGTGAAAAGGTATTCTTGCGTGATATTTGGCCAACCCGTAACGAAATACAAGAAGTGGAAAGCAAACACGTAATTCCTGCTATGTTCAAGGAAGTCTATG ataaaattacaTTAGGCTCTGAGGACTGGCAGAAAATAGAAGTAGCGGAAAGCAAATTATATCCTTGGAATAGTGCATCCACTTACATTAAACATCCGCCGTTCTTCGAAGGTATGACGCGTGAATTGCCACGTCTAAAAGACATTCAAAATGCGCGTTGTTTGCTGCTTTTGGGCGATTCCGTAACAACTGATCATATTTCACCTGCCGGTTCTATTGCTAGAAATTCACCAGCTGCGCGTTATCTATCCGAACACGGCATGACACCACGCGACTTTAACTCATACGGTTCACGGCGTGGCAATGATGCTGTAATGGCCCGTGGTACGTTCGCCAATATTCGTTTGGTTAACAAATTGGTGAGCAAGGCAGGTCCGCGTACCATACATGTGCCAAGTAATGAAGAAATGGACGTATTTGACTGCGCCGATCG TTATCGTGAAGAAGGCACGCCTTTGATGTTGATAGCCGGCAAGGACTACGGAAGCGGTTCTAGTCGCGATTGGGCTGCTAAAGGACCATTGCTATTAGGCATAAAAGCTGTTATAGCTGAGTCATACGAGCGTATTCATCGCTCTAACTTGGTTGGCATGGGCATCATACCATTGCAATTTTTACCTGGCCAAACTGCAGACACTTTCAAACTAAACGGACGGGAGGTGTATAATATTACAATTCCTGAGAAGGGTTTGAAGCCTGGACAGAAGATTCAAGTGAAG GCTAATGACACTGTTTTCGAGACTATTTTACGCTTTGATACGGAAGTTGATATTACGTACTACAAGAACGGAGGTATTCTTAATTACATGATCCGAAAGATGTTTTCCTAA